In a genomic window of Enterobacter asburiae:
- a CDS encoding MFS transporter has product MKTRKIGLANYLAYGAGDFLGAGTTALTAAWLLYFYTTFCGLTPIEATFIFAAARVLDAVVSPLMGFLTDNFGTTWLGKRFGRRKFFILLGIPCVFSYSLMWVGDMNFWYYLLTYLVFDIVYTMILVPYETLVPEMTDDFKQKTKFSGARISMAQMSAILASFLPGILLTQFGKDNAVSFFYASLVFSVLCALMLTFVWFFTWERPREEWSEAALRAEEEKKKLTLGQSLNRLIVELSSTLRIKIFRQHLGMYLGGYIAQDVFNAVFTYYVVFVLMQEASMASNLLGTMAIFQFLAVIGMIPLCIRFGPAPSYRMVVVLFGLASLSYAMLYYAGLSDVYALLLLISAVAGLGRGGINYVPWNTYTYIADVDEVITGQRREGIFAGIMTLTRKASQAGAVMLVGIVMQMSGFVSGQKVQPAEVSHTILTILSVGTVLVLFCGFLVSLRFKLNLQTHSTLREETAKMRECGHAMPESATPHARATVEMLAGMPYESLWGNNNIGYLNRNKPAAPSLKDRAVLNSTYNGG; this is encoded by the coding sequence ATGAAAACACGTAAAATTGGACTCGCAAATTATCTTGCCTACGGAGCAGGCGATTTTCTTGGGGCAGGTACTACCGCCCTGACGGCGGCCTGGCTTTTGTATTTTTATACCACCTTCTGTGGACTCACACCGATTGAGGCAACCTTCATCTTTGCCGCTGCGAGGGTGCTGGATGCTGTTGTCAGCCCGTTAATGGGCTTTTTGACGGATAACTTCGGTACGACCTGGCTTGGGAAACGCTTTGGTCGCCGTAAGTTCTTTATCCTGCTGGGTATTCCATGCGTGTTCAGCTACTCGTTGATGTGGGTGGGGGACATGAATTTCTGGTACTACCTGCTGACCTATCTGGTGTTTGATATTGTCTACACCATGATTCTGGTGCCTTACGAAACGCTGGTGCCGGAAATGACCGATGACTTCAAACAGAAAACGAAGTTCTCCGGGGCGCGTATCTCTATGGCGCAGATGTCCGCCATTCTGGCCTCCTTCCTGCCGGGGATCCTGCTCACGCAATTCGGGAAAGACAACGCCGTTTCCTTCTTCTACGCAAGCCTGGTCTTCTCCGTGCTGTGCGCGCTGATGCTGACCTTTGTCTGGTTCTTTACCTGGGAGCGCCCGCGTGAGGAGTGGTCTGAAGCGGCGCTGCGTGCTGAAGAAGAGAAGAAGAAGCTGACGCTGGGGCAGAGTCTCAACCGCCTGATCGTTGAGTTAAGCTCCACGCTGCGCATCAAGATTTTCCGTCAGCATCTGGGCATGTACCTCGGCGGCTATATCGCGCAGGACGTGTTTAATGCGGTGTTCACTTACTACGTGGTGTTTGTGCTGATGCAGGAAGCCTCAATGGCGTCCAATCTGCTGGGCACGATGGCTATCTTCCAGTTCCTCGCTGTGATCGGGATGATCCCGCTGTGTATTCGCTTCGGACCTGCTCCGTCCTACCGCATGGTCGTGGTGCTGTTTGGCCTTGCGTCTCTCTCTTACGCCATGCTCTATTATGCGGGCCTGAGCGACGTCTACGCTCTGCTGTTGCTGATCTCTGCAGTGGCTGGGCTGGGCCGCGGCGGTATCAACTACGTGCCATGGAATACCTACACCTACATTGCTGACGTGGATGAAGTAATCACCGGCCAGCGCCGCGAAGGGATTTTCGCCGGCATCATGACCCTGACCCGCAAGGCATCTCAGGCCGGTGCGGTGATGCTGGTAGGCATTGTGATGCAGATGTCCGGCTTTGTCAGCGGTCAGAAAGTCCAGCCTGCGGAAGTGAGCCACACCATTTTGACGATCCTGAGCGTGGGCACCGTCCTGGTGCTGTTCTGCGGTTTTCTTGTCTCCCTGCGCTTCAAGCTTAACTTGCAGACCCACAGCACGCTGCGCGAGGAGACCGCGAAAATGCGCGAGTGTGGTCATGCGATGCCGGAGTCAGCGACGCCACACGCCCGCGCTACCGTCGAGATGCTGGCCGGTATGCCTTATGAGTCACTCTGGGGCAATAACAACATCGGTTATCTGAATCGTAACAAGCCAGCGGCACCTTCGCTGAAGGATCGCGCGGTACTCAATTCGACATACAACGGAGGTTAA
- a CDS encoding flagellar protein FlhE, producing MGKWLWILFFPLAVQAAGEGSWQASSMGVTLSNRGVAMSSNPLSPSETVSGQMGMVVWNYRLIGPTPAGLRVRLCSQTRCTEIDGENGTTQAFNGVPAIEPLRFIWEVPGGGRLIPALKVQSNSVIVNYR from the coding sequence ATGGGTAAATGGTTATGGATTTTGTTCTTCCCGCTGGCGGTTCAGGCTGCCGGGGAAGGCTCCTGGCAGGCAAGCAGCATGGGGGTGACCCTCAGCAACCGGGGGGTCGCCATGTCCTCTAACCCGCTGTCGCCTTCTGAAACGGTTTCTGGTCAGATGGGGATGGTGGTCTGGAACTACCGGCTGATTGGCCCAACCCCTGCCGGGCTTCGGGTGCGTCTCTGTTCTCAGACTCGCTGTACGGAGATCGACGGAGAAAATGGCACAACCCAGGCGTTCAACGGCGTGCCGGCCATTGAACCCTTGCGTTTTATCTGGGAAGTGCCGGGCGGGGGACGTTTGATCCCGGCGCTGAAGGTGCAGAGTAATTCTGTCATCGTCAACTACCGCTAG
- the flhA gene encoding flagellar biosynthesis protein FlhA — MANLVAMLRLPGNLKSTQWQILAGPILILLILSMMVLPLPAFILDLLFTFNIALSIMVLLVAMFTQRTLEFAAFPTILLFTTLLRLALNVASTRIILMEGHTGAAAAGKVVEAFGHFLVGGNFAIGIVVFVILVIINFMVITKGAGRIAEVGARFVLDGMPGKQMAIDADLNAGLIAEDEAKKRRAEVTQEADFYGSMDGASKFVRGDAIAGILIMVINVVGGLLVGVLQHGMDMGHAAESYTLLTIGDGLVAQIPALVISTAAGVIVTRVSTDQDVGEQMVGQLFSNPRVMLLAAAVLGLLGLVPGMPNLVFLLFTAGLLGLAWWMRGRETRPAAEPVPVKMPENTQAVEATWNDVQLEDSLGMEVGYRLIPMVDFQQDGELLGRIRSIRKKFAQDMGFLPPVVHIKDNMDLPPARYRILMKGVEIGSGDAYPGRWLAINPGTAAGTLPGEQTVDPAFGLAAIWIESALKEQAQIQGYTVVEASTVVATHLNHLIGQFSAELFGRQEAQQLLDRVTQEMPKLTEDLVPGVLTLTTLHKVLQNLLEEKVPIRDMRTILETLAEHAPLQSDPHELTAVVRVALGRAITQQWFPGTGEVQVIGLDTPLERLLLQALQGGGGLEPGLADRLLEQTQEALARQEMLGAPPVLLVNHALRPLLSRFLRRSLNQLVVLSNMELSDNRHIRMTATIGGK; from the coding sequence ATGGCTAATCTGGTGGCAATGTTGCGCCTGCCCGGCAACCTGAAATCGACTCAATGGCAGATCCTTGCCGGGCCGATCCTCATCCTGTTGATTCTGTCGATGATGGTACTGCCGCTCCCGGCATTCATCCTCGATCTGCTTTTTACCTTCAATATTGCGCTGTCCATTATGGTGCTGCTGGTGGCGATGTTCACCCAGCGCACCCTGGAGTTCGCCGCGTTCCCGACCATTCTGCTGTTTACCACCTTGCTGCGGCTGGCGCTGAACGTGGCCTCCACGCGTATCATCCTGATGGAAGGCCACACTGGCGCGGCAGCGGCAGGGAAGGTGGTCGAAGCCTTCGGCCACTTCCTGGTGGGCGGGAACTTCGCTATCGGTATCGTGGTGTTCGTTATCCTCGTTATCATTAACTTTATGGTTATCACCAAAGGCGCGGGGCGTATCGCGGAAGTAGGCGCGCGTTTTGTGCTGGACGGGATGCCGGGCAAGCAGATGGCGATCGACGCCGACCTGAACGCCGGGCTTATTGCCGAAGATGAAGCGAAAAAGCGCCGCGCGGAAGTGACGCAAGAAGCGGACTTCTACGGCTCCATGGACGGTGCGAGTAAGTTTGTTCGCGGTGATGCCATCGCGGGCATCCTGATCATGGTGATTAACGTAGTCGGCGGCCTGCTGGTGGGGGTATTGCAGCACGGGATGGACATGGGCCACGCGGCGGAAAGCTATACGCTGCTGACCATTGGTGACGGTCTTGTTGCACAGATCCCGGCGCTGGTCATCTCCACTGCGGCGGGTGTTATCGTGACGCGCGTCAGTACCGACCAGGACGTTGGCGAGCAGATGGTTGGCCAGCTCTTCAGTAACCCGCGCGTGATGCTGCTGGCGGCTGCGGTGCTGGGACTGCTCGGCCTGGTGCCGGGGATGCCAAACCTCGTATTCCTGCTGTTTACGGCGGGGCTGCTGGGCCTGGCCTGGTGGATGCGTGGCCGCGAGACCAGGCCGGCTGCGGAACCGGTTCCGGTGAAAATGCCGGAGAACACCCAGGCTGTAGAGGCGACCTGGAACGACGTTCAACTGGAAGATTCCCTGGGAATGGAAGTGGGGTATCGCCTGATCCCGATGGTGGATTTCCAGCAGGATGGCGAGCTGCTTGGCCGCATCCGGAGTATCCGTAAAAAATTCGCCCAGGACATGGGCTTTCTGCCGCCGGTGGTTCACATCAAGGACAACATGGACCTGCCGCCCGCGCGCTACCGCATTCTGATGAAAGGGGTCGAAATTGGCAGCGGTGATGCCTACCCGGGCCGCTGGCTGGCCATTAACCCCGGCACCGCAGCAGGCACGCTCCCGGGCGAGCAAACCGTCGATCCGGCCTTTGGCCTGGCGGCAATCTGGATTGAAAGCGCGCTGAAAGAGCAGGCGCAAATTCAGGGATATACGGTTGTCGAAGCCAGTACCGTGGTGGCAACCCACCTTAATCATCTGATTGGCCAATTCTCGGCTGAACTGTTTGGCCGTCAGGAAGCGCAGCAGCTTCTCGACCGCGTGACGCAGGAGATGCCGAAGCTGACGGAAGACCTGGTGCCGGGCGTGCTGACGTTAACCACGCTGCACAAGGTGCTGCAGAACCTGCTTGAGGAAAAAGTGCCGATCCGCGATATGCGTACCATTCTGGAAACCCTTGCTGAGCATGCGCCGCTGCAAAGCGATCCGCACGAGCTGACGGCGGTGGTGCGCGTGGCGCTGGGGCGCGCGATCACCCAACAGTGGTTCCCGGGAACCGGTGAAGTCCAGGTTATTGGCCTCGATACGCCGCTTGAACGCCTTCTGCTGCAGGCCCTGCAGGGCGGAGGCGGCCTGGAGCCTGGGCTGGCGGATCGCCTGCTGGAGCAGACCCAGGAAGCGCTGGCGCGTCAGGAGATGCTGGGGGCACCGCCGGTGCTGCTGGTCAACCACGCGCTGCGCCCGCTACTGTCGCGCTTCCTGCGTCGCAGCCTGAACCAGCTGGTTGTGCTGTCGAATATGGAGCTGTCGGACAACCGCCATATCCGCATGACGGCGACGATTGGAGGAAAATAA
- the flhB gene encoding flagellar type III secretion system protein FlhB — MAEENDDKTEAPTPHRLEKAREEGQIPRSRELTSLLILIVGVCIIWWGGESLARKLAGMLSTGLRFDHSMVNDPNLILSQIIQLIKGAMVALLPLITGVVLVALVSPVMLGGLVFSGKSLQPKFSKLNPLPGIAKMFSAQTGAELLKAILKSVLMGSSAGFFLWYHWPEMMRLISESPLTAMSNALNLVGLCALLVVLSIIPMVGFDVIFQLYSHFKKLRMSRQDIRDEYKQMEGDPHVKGRIRQMQRAAARRRMMEDVPKADVIVTNPTHYSVALRYDENKMSAPKVVAKGAGLIALRIREIGTENRVPILEAPPLARALYRHADIGQQIPGQLYAAVAEVLAWVWQLKRWRLAGGQRPVKPENLPVPAALDFMNEKDTDG, encoded by the coding sequence GTGGCAGAAGAGAACGACGACAAAACGGAAGCCCCCACACCCCACCGACTAGAAAAGGCGCGTGAGGAAGGGCAGATACCCCGATCCCGAGAATTGACCTCCCTGCTGATCCTTATCGTCGGGGTGTGCATTATCTGGTGGGGCGGGGAGTCGCTCGCCCGCAAGCTGGCGGGGATGCTCTCCACCGGCTTACGTTTTGACCACAGCATGGTCAACGACCCGAATCTGATCCTCAGCCAGATTATTCAGCTGATAAAAGGGGCCATGGTTGCGCTGCTGCCTCTGATTACCGGCGTAGTGCTGGTGGCGCTGGTCTCGCCGGTGATGCTGGGCGGCCTGGTCTTTAGCGGAAAATCGCTGCAACCCAAATTTTCGAAACTCAACCCGCTGCCGGGCATTGCGAAAATGTTCTCGGCGCAGACCGGGGCCGAGCTGCTCAAGGCTATTCTCAAATCTGTGCTGATGGGCAGTTCCGCGGGATTTTTTCTCTGGTACCACTGGCCCGAAATGATGCGCCTTATCAGCGAGTCGCCCCTCACCGCGATGAGCAACGCGCTGAATCTGGTCGGGCTTTGCGCGCTGCTGGTGGTGCTCAGCATTATTCCGATGGTGGGTTTTGACGTGATCTTCCAGCTTTATTCCCACTTCAAGAAACTGCGGATGTCACGTCAGGACATCCGCGACGAGTATAAGCAGATGGAAGGTGACCCGCACGTGAAGGGGCGCATCCGCCAGATGCAGCGTGCCGCCGCCCGTCGCCGCATGATGGAAGATGTGCCGAAGGCGGACGTCATCGTTACCAACCCGACACACTATTCCGTGGCGCTGCGCTATGACGAAAACAAAATGAGCGCGCCGAAAGTGGTGGCGAAAGGGGCGGGGCTGATTGCGTTGCGCATCCGGGAAATTGGCACCGAAAACCGCGTGCCGATCCTGGAAGCACCTCCGCTGGCGCGAGCCCTCTACCGCCACGCGGATATCGGACAACAGATCCCTGGACAGCTCTACGCCGCGGTGGCGGAAGTGTTGGCCTGGGTATGGCAGTTGAAGCGCTGGCGTCTGGCCGGCGGTCAACGGCCTGTCAAACCTGAGAACCTTCCGGTGCCTGCCGCGCTGGATTTTATGAACGAGAAGGACACTGATGGCTAA
- the cheZ gene encoding protein phosphatase CheZ, giving the protein MMQPAMKPVEEHSPSDIIVRIGSLTRMLRDSLRELGLDQAIAEAAEAIPDARDRLDYVVQMTAQAAERALNSVEASQPHQDAMEKGAKALSKRWDEWFENPIELADARELVTDTRQYLGDVPGHTSFTNAQLLDIMMAQDFQDLTGQVIKRMMDVIQEIERQLLMVLLENIPEPAARPKRENESLLNGPQLDASKAGVVASQDQVDDLLDSLGF; this is encoded by the coding sequence ATGATGCAACCTGCAATGAAACCCGTTGAAGAACACTCGCCGAGCGACATCATCGTGCGCATCGGCAGCCTGACGCGCATGCTGCGTGACAGCCTGCGTGAACTGGGGCTGGATCAGGCTATTGCCGAAGCGGCGGAAGCGATTCCGGACGCCCGCGATCGTCTGGACTACGTTGTGCAGATGACCGCTCAGGCGGCTGAACGTGCGCTGAACAGCGTTGAAGCGTCGCAGCCGCATCAGGATGCGATGGAAAAGGGCGCAAAAGCGCTGAGCAAACGCTGGGACGAGTGGTTTGAGAACCCTATCGAGCTGGCGGATGCCCGCGAGCTGGTGACGGATACCCGTCAGTACCTGGGTGATGTGCCGGGCCACACCAGCTTTACCAACGCTCAGCTGCTGGACATCATGATGGCGCAGGATTTCCAGGACCTGACCGGTCAGGTGATCAAGCGCATGATGGATGTGATCCAGGAGATTGAGCGTCAGCTGCTGATGGTTCTGCTGGAGAACATCCCGGAACCGGCAGCCCGTCCAAAACGCGAGAACGAAAGCCTGCTCAATGGTCCACAGCTCGACGCCAGCAAGGCGGGCGTGGTGGCAAGCCAGGACCAGGTGGACGACCTTCTCGACAGCCTCGGCTTCTGA
- the cheY gene encoding chemotaxis protein CheY, with amino-acid sequence MADKELKFLVVDDFSTMRRIVRNLLKELGFNNVEEAEDGVDALNKLQAGGFGFVISDWNMPNMDGLELLKTIRADAGMASMPVLMVTAEAKKENIIAAAQAGASGYVVKPFTAATLEEKLGKIFEKLGM; translated from the coding sequence ATGGCGGATAAAGAGCTTAAGTTTTTGGTTGTGGATGACTTTTCCACCATGCGTCGCATCGTGCGCAACCTGCTGAAAGAGCTGGGCTTCAACAACGTTGAAGAGGCGGAGGACGGCGTTGATGCGCTGAACAAACTGCAGGCCGGCGGGTTTGGTTTTGTCATCTCCGACTGGAACATGCCAAACATGGACGGTCTGGAGTTGCTGAAAACGATTCGTGCAGACGCGGGAATGGCGTCTATGCCGGTGCTGATGGTCACTGCAGAAGCGAAAAAAGAGAACATCATTGCTGCAGCACAGGCGGGCGCAAGCGGCTACGTGGTGAAGCCATTCACCGCGGCGACCCTGGAAGAGAAGCTCGGTAAGATCTTCGAGAAACTCGGCATGTGA
- a CDS encoding chemotaxis response regulator protein-glutamate methylesterase, with protein sequence MSKIRVLSVDDSALMRQIMTEIINSHSDMEMVATAPDPLVARDLIKKYNPDVLTLDVEMPRMDGIDFLEKLMRLRPMPVVMVSSLTGKGSEITLRALELGAVDFVTKPQLGIREGMLAYSEMIAEKIRTASRAKLAAHKPMAAPVTLKAGPLLSSEKLLVIGASTGGTEAIRHVLQPLPLSSPGILITQHMPPGFTRSFAERLNKLCQISVKEAEDGERVLPGHAYIAPGDKHMELARSGANYQIKIHDGPPVNRHRPSVDVLFHSVAKHAGRNAVGVILTGMGNDGAAGMLAMHQAGAWTIAQNEASCVVFGMPREAINMGGVSEVVDLSQVSQQMLAKISAGQAIRI encoded by the coding sequence ATGAGTAAAATCAGGGTATTGTCCGTCGATGATTCAGCGCTGATGCGCCAGATCATGACTGAAATAATCAATAGCCACAGCGACATGGAGATGGTGGCCACAGCGCCAGATCCGCTGGTAGCGCGGGATTTAATTAAAAAATATAACCCCGACGTGCTAACGCTGGATGTCGAGATGCCGCGCATGGATGGCATAGATTTCCTGGAAAAATTGATGCGGCTGCGGCCCATGCCGGTGGTGATGGTCTCCTCCCTGACCGGGAAAGGATCGGAGATCACCTTGCGCGCGCTGGAGCTAGGGGCGGTGGATTTTGTCACCAAACCGCAGCTCGGCATTCGCGAGGGTATGCTGGCGTACAGCGAGATGATTGCGGAGAAAATTCGCACCGCATCGCGTGCGAAGCTCGCGGCCCACAAGCCGATGGCCGCGCCGGTAACCCTCAAGGCCGGTCCGTTACTCAGCTCGGAAAAACTGCTGGTTATTGGAGCGTCAACCGGAGGAACAGAGGCAATTCGCCATGTACTCCAGCCATTGCCGCTTTCAAGTCCGGGTATTCTGATTACTCAGCATATGCCGCCAGGCTTTACCCGCTCGTTCGCCGAACGCCTGAACAAGCTGTGCCAGATCAGCGTGAAAGAGGCGGAAGACGGCGAGCGCGTGCTGCCGGGACATGCGTATATCGCCCCGGGCGACAAGCATATGGAGCTGGCACGCAGCGGCGCTAACTATCAAATCAAAATTCATGACGGACCGCCGGTCAACCGGCACCGTCCGTCAGTGGATGTGCTGTTTCATTCGGTGGCGAAACATGCGGGGCGCAACGCCGTCGGGGTGATCCTGACGGGGATGGGCAACGACGGTGCCGCCGGAATGCTTGCAATGCACCAGGCTGGCGCCTGGACGATTGCGCAGAATGAAGCAAGTTGTGTGGTGTTCGGCATGCCGCGCGAGGCCATCAATATGGGTGGCGTGAGCGAAGTGGTCGATCTTAGCCAGGTAAGCCAGCAGATGCTGGCGAAAATCAGTGCCGGACAGGCAATACGTATTTGA
- the cheR gene encoding protein-glutamate O-methyltransferase CheR: protein MTSPMPPGQTSLLLQMTQRLALSDAHFRRICQLIYQRAGIVLADHKRDMVYNRLVRRLRTLGLDDFGRYLSMLEANQNSAEWQAFINSLTTNLTAFFREAHHFPVLAEHARRRTGEYRVWSAAASTGEEPYSLAITLADTLGMAAGRWKVYASDIDTEVLEKARNGVYRQDELKTLSPQQLQRYFMRGTGPHEGLVRVRQELANLVEFAPVNLLDKQYNVPGPFDAIFCRNVMIYFDKTTQQDILRRFVPLLKPDGLLFAGHSENFSNLAREFSLRGQTVYALSKEKA from the coding sequence ATGACATCACCAATGCCCCCTGGGCAAACGTCATTATTGTTGCAGATGACACAGCGCCTCGCGCTGTCCGACGCGCATTTTCGTCGGATATGTCAGTTAATCTACCAGCGTGCGGGGATCGTGCTTGCGGATCATAAGCGGGACATGGTCTACAACCGACTGGTGCGGCGCTTGCGTACGCTGGGGCTGGATGATTTTGGCCGCTATCTGAGCATGCTTGAGGCCAACCAAAACAGCGCAGAGTGGCAGGCTTTTATTAACTCATTAACCACCAACCTGACGGCTTTTTTCCGCGAAGCTCACCACTTCCCGGTCCTGGCCGAGCACGCGCGCCGTCGCACCGGGGAGTATCGCGTCTGGAGTGCGGCCGCCTCGACGGGTGAAGAGCCGTATTCGCTGGCGATTACCCTGGCCGATACCCTGGGGATGGCGGCCGGGCGCTGGAAGGTCTACGCCAGCGATATCGACACCGAGGTGCTGGAGAAGGCGCGCAACGGCGTTTATCGCCAGGACGAGCTGAAAACGCTGTCACCGCAGCAGCTGCAGCGTTACTTCATGCGCGGTACGGGGCCGCATGAAGGCCTGGTTCGCGTACGCCAGGAGCTGGCGAACCTCGTCGAATTCGCGCCCGTTAACCTGCTCGATAAGCAGTACAACGTGCCGGGGCCTTTCGACGCCATTTTTTGCCGTAACGTCATGATCTATTTTGATAAAACGACGCAACAGGACATTCTGCGTCGGTTTGTTCCGTTGCTCAAGCCTGACGGTTTACTGTTTGCCGGGCACTCGGAAAACTTCAGCAACCTCGCGCGTGAGTTTAGCCTGCGTGGGCAAACGGTATATGCGCTGAGTAAGGAAAAAGCATGA
- the tap gene encoding methyl-accepting chemotaxis protein IV: MLNRIRISTTLFLILILCGVLQVGSNGLSFWAFRDGYQNLQDVEASNQQRSALAQTRAVLLQASTALNKAGTLTALSYPPDDIKALMATARDSLKQADAQFKAFTAQAADSEKEKALKAAMKKNFEQWFSDLDHQATWLENNQLSDFMSAPVQASQAAFDGSFNAWQQDINRSVQRAGEASRISYHMSGVIFAVVVILAGLLTGGALLWVRRMIVQPLAIVSSHFDSIAKGDLARPVAVFGKNEISAIFASLKAMQGALRETVSDVRQGSYAMHTGISEIAAGNNDLSSRTEQQAASLAQTAASMEQLTATVSQNADNARQASDLSKQAAMTAKKGGDQASHVASTMQEIATSSQKIGDIISVIDGIAFQTNILALNAAVEAARAGEQGRGFAVVAGEVRNLASRSANAAKEIKVLIEESVSRVQQGSTLVDTAAQTMHEIVTSVTRVNDIMGEIASASDEQRRGIEQVAQAVSQMDRVTQQNASLVEEAAAATDQLASQADRLTGLVAVFNVKEHVEAVTEVGRSQAVPVVS; this comes from the coding sequence ATGTTAAATCGTATTCGTATCTCGACCACACTGTTTTTGATTCTGATCCTTTGCGGTGTGTTGCAGGTTGGCAGTAACGGGTTGTCTTTTTGGGCGTTTCGCGATGGCTATCAGAATTTGCAGGACGTTGAGGCGAGTAATCAGCAGCGCTCCGCACTGGCACAAACGCGTGCCGTGCTGTTGCAGGCAAGCACTGCGCTGAACAAGGCAGGAACCTTAACCGCGCTCAGCTATCCGCCGGATGACATTAAAGCGCTGATGGCAACGGCGCGCGACAGCCTGAAGCAGGCAGACGCACAGTTTAAGGCCTTCACGGCGCAGGCAGCCGACAGCGAGAAAGAGAAAGCGCTGAAGGCAGCCATGAAAAAGAACTTTGAGCAGTGGTTCAGCGATCTGGACCACCAGGCGACCTGGCTTGAGAACAACCAGCTTTCGGACTTTATGAGCGCACCGGTTCAGGCGTCTCAGGCCGCGTTTGACGGCAGCTTTAACGCGTGGCAGCAGGATATTAACCGGTCTGTTCAGCGTGCAGGTGAAGCGAGCCGTATCAGCTATCACATGTCCGGCGTTATCTTTGCCGTCGTCGTGATCCTGGCGGGGCTGCTGACCGGCGGGGCGCTGCTCTGGGTGCGCAGAATGATTGTGCAGCCGCTGGCGATCGTCAGCAGCCACTTCGACAGTATTGCGAAGGGGGACCTGGCGCGTCCGGTGGCGGTGTTCGGCAAAAACGAAATATCGGCGATCTTTGCCAGCCTGAAGGCGATGCAGGGCGCTCTGCGGGAAACGGTATCCGACGTGCGTCAGGGCAGTTATGCCATGCACACCGGGATCTCAGAGATTGCGGCAGGCAATAACGATCTCTCGTCCCGCACCGAGCAGCAGGCGGCCTCGCTGGCGCAGACGGCGGCCAGCATGGAGCAGCTGACCGCAACGGTTAGCCAGAACGCCGATAACGCGCGTCAGGCGTCTGATCTGTCAAAACAGGCGGCGATGACGGCGAAGAAAGGCGGCGACCAGGCGTCCCATGTCGCCAGCACCATGCAGGAGATTGCCACCAGCTCGCAGAAGATTGGCGACATCATCAGCGTGATCGACGGTATTGCGTTCCAGACCAACATTCTGGCGCTGAACGCTGCCGTTGAAGCGGCGCGCGCCGGCGAGCAGGGACGTGGGTTTGCGGTGGTAGCCGGGGAAGTGCGTAACCTGGCGAGCCGCAGCGCCAACGCGGCGAAAGAGATTAAGGTGCTGATCGAAGAGTCGGTCTCGCGTGTTCAGCAGGGCTCAACCCTTGTGGATACGGCGGCGCAAACCATGCACGAGATCGTCACCTCCGTGACGCGGGTGAACGACATCATGGGCGAAATTGCCTCCGCGTCGGATGAACAGCGTCGCGGGATTGAGCAGGTTGCCCAGGCCGTCAGCCAGATGGATCGGGTAACGCAACAGAACGCCTCGTTAGTTGAGGAAGCGGCAGCGGCAACCGATCAACTGGCCAGCCAGGCAGATCGTCTGACCGGTCTGGTCGCAGTATTTAATGTGAAAGAGCACGTTGAAGCAGTAACAGAAGTCGGGCGGTCGCAGGCCGTGCCAGTTGTATCCTGA